A window of Gemmatimonadota bacterium contains these coding sequences:
- a CDS encoding peptidase dimerization domain-containing protein: MSPVARHVRTALLAAAVSFAVPATLPSALAAQQLPDSARLEALKAEALQKVEGRAKQVQEIVDMLFSFSELGMQEFETQKYLTGILEQAGFKVERGYAGMPSAWVARWVSPAGARPVVTLGSDVDGIPQANNKPAFAFHEAQVEGAPGHGEGHNSGQAVNIVGALVAKEIMTRERIPGTLVLWPGIAEEQMAGKAFLVRAGLFKDADVALFTHVGNDLGVQWGQSGSTALISAIFKFQGTSAHAAGAPWRGRSALDAAMLMGQGWEYQREHLEINQRSHYVIRDGGDQPNVVPSTASIWFYFRERDYARTMALFEQGKRIARGAAMMANVELDTVMMVGSGWSAHFNRTIAEVTHANIERVGMPQWDENDQAMARAVQKEMGVPERGLQQRGVFNIGLPTPESQRTGGGSDDIGDVSWNVPTVTLRYPSNIPGPPGHNWANAIVMATPIAHKGAVAGAKVQALTILDIVSRPQVVADAWKYFREVQTKDVQYTPFIAPTDQPPIWLNQEIMARFKPQLQQFYYDPKKYKSYLEQLGIAYPTTRDMVKPRMEN, from the coding sequence ATGTCCCCTGTCGCCCGTCATGTGCGCACCGCCCTGCTCGCGGCCGCCGTGTCCTTCGCCGTCCCCGCCACGCTGCCGTCCGCGCTGGCCGCGCAGCAGCTCCCCGACTCCGCCAGACTCGAGGCGCTCAAGGCCGAGGCCCTCCAGAAGGTCGAGGGTCGCGCCAAGCAGGTGCAGGAGATCGTCGACATGCTCTTCTCGTTCTCCGAGCTCGGCATGCAGGAGTTCGAGACGCAGAAGTACCTCACCGGGATCCTCGAGCAGGCCGGCTTCAAGGTCGAGCGCGGGTATGCCGGGATGCCGTCCGCCTGGGTCGCCCGCTGGGTGAGCCCCGCCGGCGCGCGGCCCGTCGTCACGCTCGGCTCCGACGTTGACGGCATCCCGCAAGCGAACAACAAGCCCGCCTTCGCCTTCCATGAGGCGCAGGTCGAGGGCGCGCCCGGGCACGGCGAGGGCCACAACTCCGGCCAGGCGGTGAACATCGTCGGCGCGCTCGTGGCCAAGGAGATCATGACGCGCGAGCGGATCCCGGGCACGCTGGTGCTCTGGCCGGGCATCGCCGAGGAGCAGATGGCGGGCAAGGCGTTCCTCGTGCGCGCCGGGCTCTTCAAGGACGCGGACGTCGCGCTCTTCACGCACGTCGGCAACGACCTCGGCGTGCAGTGGGGCCAGAGCGGCTCGACGGCGCTGATCTCGGCGATCTTCAAGTTCCAGGGCACGAGCGCGCATGCCGCCGGCGCCCCGTGGCGCGGCCGTTCGGCGCTCGACGCCGCGATGCTGATGGGCCAGGGTTGGGAGTACCAGCGCGAGCACCTCGAGATCAACCAGCGCTCGCACTACGTCATCCGCGACGGTGGCGACCAACCGAACGTCGTGCCGAGCACGGCGAGCATCTGGTTCTACTTCCGCGAGCGCGACTACGCGCGCACGATGGCGCTGTTCGAGCAGGGCAAGCGGATCGCGCGTGGCGCGGCGATGATGGCGAACGTCGAGCTCGACACCGTGATGATGGTCGGCTCGGGGTGGAGCGCGCACTTCAACAGGACCATCGCCGAGGTGACGCACGCGAACATCGAGCGCGTCGGCATGCCACAGTGGGACGAGAACGACCAGGCGATGGCCCGCGCGGTGCAGAAGGAGATGGGCGTGCCGGAGCGCGGGCTCCAGCAGCGCGGCGTGTTCAACATCGGCCTGCCGACGCCCGAGAGCCAGCGGACGGGCGGCGGCTCGGACGACATCGGCGACGTCTCCTGGAACGTGCCGACGGTGACGCTGCGCTATCCGTCGAACATCCCGGGGCCGCCGGGGCACAACTGGGCGAACGCGATCGTCATGGCGACGCCGATCGCCCACAAGGGTGCGGTGGCCGGGGCGAAGGTGCAGGCGCTGACGATCCTGGACATCGTGTCGCGCCCGCAGGTGGTGGCCGATGCGTGGAAGTACTTCCGCGAGGTGCAGACGAAGGACGTGCAGTACACGCCGTTCATCGCGCCGACGGACCAGCCGCCGATCTGGCTGAACCAGGAGATCATGGCGCGCTTCAAGCCGCAGCTGCAGCAGTTCTACTACGACCCGAAGAAGTACAAGAGCTATCTCGAGCAGCTCGGGATCGCGTATCCCACGACGCGCGACATGGTGAAGCCGCGCATGGAGAATTGA
- a CDS encoding cytochrome c produces MRLMLILIALFVIVTPADSQAQLRGDPVAGKVVYEAICATCHTLMPPPKLAPPMAMVSRHYREAFANDAEGVDALFRFISVPDTLRMTMPKHVIARFGVMPKFALSEKQVRDVSRYVWSLSAPEATAPSGR; encoded by the coding sequence ATGCGCCTCATGCTCATCCTGATCGCCCTCTTCGTAATTGTCACACCCGCCGACAGCCAAGCCCAGCTCCGCGGCGATCCCGTGGCCGGCAAGGTCGTCTATGAGGCGATCTGCGCGACCTGCCACACGCTCATGCCACCGCCCAAGCTTGCTCCGCCCATGGCGATGGTCTCGCGCCACTACCGAGAGGCGTTCGCCAACGACGCCGAGGGCGTGGACGCCCTGTTCCGCTTCATCAGCGTACCGGACACCCTCCGCATGACGATGCCCAAGCATGTCATCGCGCGCTTCGGCGTGATGCCGAAGTTCGCCCTCAGCGAGAAGCAGGTCCGCGACGTGTCGCGCTACGTGTGGAGCCTCAGCGCCCCGGAGGCGACCGCACCGTCCGGACGCTAG
- a CDS encoding MOSC domain-containing protein translates to MSGRVEALWTKRAHRGVMDPHREVVCVAGKGIEGSTGRSRTRQVTIIAQEQWAAMMRELGGATPAALDPAARRANIMVSGIDLARSRGKVLRLGGVRVRILGETRPCERMDEALPGLRAAMDPEWRGGAFGEVLDDGLLAVGDTAAWERSE, encoded by the coding sequence ATGAGCGGACGCGTCGAGGCGCTCTGGACCAAGCGCGCGCACCGCGGCGTGATGGACCCCCATCGCGAGGTGGTGTGCGTCGCCGGGAAGGGGATCGAGGGGAGCACCGGCCGCTCGCGCACGCGGCAGGTGACGATCATCGCGCAGGAACAGTGGGCGGCGATGATGCGCGAGCTGGGCGGCGCGACCCCGGCGGCGCTCGATCCCGCCGCGCGCCGCGCGAACATCATGGTCAGCGGGATCGACCTCGCGAGGTCGCGCGGCAAGGTGCTGCGGTTGGGAGGCGTGCGCGTGCGGATCCTCGGGGAGACGCGGCCCTGCGAGCGGATGGATGAGGCGCTGCCGGGATTGCGTGCGGCGATGGATCCCGAGTGGCGCGGCGGGGCGTTCGGGGAGGTGCTGGATGACGGGCTGCTGGCGGTGGGAGACACCGCCGCGTGGGAGCGGAGCGAATAG
- a CDS encoding serine hydrolase translates to MTHHSPRRSPSADVTRHLAAILLAVLAHPASAQQRPRATPVPYVPGATWEHRSAAQAGVDSAKLADAIAFAIRSEAKAPRDMEANHYRTFGREPFGQGIGPFKPRGEPTGVIVRGGYVVASWGEPDRVDMTHSVTKSFVSATLGLAFDRGLIRSVRDTVWKSQAPTYALRTSAPSEPGATFGHPMFLDPWDTPHNRTITWDDLLRQTSDWEGTLWGKPEWADRPAQDASTWTTRARKAPGTTYEYNDVRVNVLALAATNLWRRPLPEVIQEHLMGPIGASRTWRWYGYDNAWITLDGRPVQVVSGGGHWGGGLFINAWDMARFGLLTQRRGVWGDQRILSEEWVKLSLTPTVPQPTYGYMNWFLNTDKKWMPSAPASAFGHVGNGTNLVFVAPEQDLVIVVRWIENGAIDEFLGKVLGAIR, encoded by the coding sequence ATGACTCACCACTCACCACGCCGTTCCCCGAGCGCTGACGTGACCCGCCACCTCGCCGCGATCCTGCTCGCCGTCCTCGCGCATCCCGCATCCGCCCAGCAGCGGCCGCGCGCGACGCCGGTCCCGTACGTCCCCGGCGCGACCTGGGAGCATCGTTCCGCCGCGCAGGCCGGCGTCGACTCCGCCAAGCTCGCCGACGCCATCGCCTTCGCCATCCGCAGCGAGGCCAAGGCGCCGCGCGACATGGAGGCGAATCACTATCGCACCTTCGGGCGCGAGCCATTCGGGCAGGGCATCGGTCCGTTCAAGCCGCGCGGCGAACCCACCGGCGTGATCGTCCGCGGCGGCTACGTGGTCGCCAGCTGGGGCGAGCCCGACCGCGTGGACATGACGCACTCGGTCACCAAGTCCTTCGTCTCGGCGACGCTCGGCCTCGCCTTCGACCGTGGACTCATCCGGAGCGTGCGCGACACCGTCTGGAAGTCGCAGGCGCCGACCTACGCGCTCCGCACGAGTGCTCCGAGCGAGCCCGGCGCGACCTTCGGGCACCCGATGTTCCTCGATCCCTGGGACACGCCGCACAATCGGACCATCACGTGGGACGACCTGCTGCGCCAGACGAGTGACTGGGAAGGGACGCTGTGGGGGAAGCCGGAGTGGGCGGACCGGCCGGCGCAGGATGCTTCGACGTGGACGACGCGCGCGCGGAAGGCGCCGGGCACGACCTACGAGTACAACGACGTGCGCGTGAACGTGCTCGCGCTCGCCGCGACGAACCTCTGGCGTCGGCCGCTCCCCGAGGTCATCCAGGAACACCTGATGGGCCCCATCGGCGCGTCGCGGACCTGGCGCTGGTACGGCTACGACAACGCGTGGATCACGCTCGACGGCCGTCCGGTGCAGGTGGTGAGCGGCGGCGGGCACTGGGGCGGCGGGCTCTTCATCAACGCCTGGGACATGGCGCGCTTCGGCCTCCTCACGCAGCGGCGCGGCGTGTGGGGGGACCAGCGGATCCTCTCCGAGGAATGGGTGAAGCTCTCCCTCACGCCCACGGTACCGCAGCCGACGTACGGCTACATGAACTGGTTCCTCAATACCGACAAGAAGTGGATGCCGAGTGCGCCGGCGAGCGCGTTCGGGCATGTGGGGAACGGGACGAATCTCGTCTTCGTCGCGCCGGAACAGGACCTCGTCATCGTCGTGCGGTGGATCGAGAACGGCGCGATCGACGAGTTCCTCGGCAAGGTGCTGGGGGCGATTCGATGA
- a CDS encoding tetratricopeptide repeat protein, producing MRSLRPLSLWRALVTALTVVLLASPLRAQPALLDSLRPRVESAVTRGDWPALDPIIARLRAATRGPAARDPWTHYDLGYVLHRRASALLLSDQVPMAKPMLEEAEKALAKAQELGAGGQALGLRGGVTGQLAGTGGMMAGMRMGPRAFKQLDEALALAPNDPRVALMNGMTRLNAPRAFGGGPAKGEPELRRAVALFARDAATGPAPVWGRVDAHIWLAIALTQLDRKAEARTELQKALALAPGHAWITRELLPKLDAGR from the coding sequence ATGCGCTCCCTCCGTCCGCTTTCCTTGTGGCGCGCGCTCGTCACCGCGCTCACCGTGGTGCTCCTCGCGTCGCCGCTGCGCGCGCAGCCCGCTCTCCTCGACTCCCTCCGCCCGCGCGTCGAGTCCGCCGTCACGCGGGGCGACTGGCCGGCCCTCGATCCCATCATCGCGCGCCTCCGCGCCGCCACGCGCGGTCCCGCGGCGCGTGACCCGTGGACGCACTACGACCTCGGCTATGTCCTCCATCGCCGGGCGAGCGCCCTGCTCCTGAGTGATCAGGTCCCCATGGCCAAGCCTATGCTCGAGGAGGCCGAGAAGGCGCTCGCCAAGGCACAGGAACTCGGGGCCGGCGGTCAGGCGCTGGGCCTCCGCGGCGGGGTCACCGGACAGCTCGCCGGCACTGGCGGGATGATGGCCGGGATGCGGATGGGCCCGCGTGCCTTCAAGCAGCTCGACGAGGCGCTCGCCCTCGCCCCCAACGACCCGCGCGTCGCCCTCATGAACGGGATGACGCGCCTCAATGCCCCGCGCGCCTTCGGCGGCGGCCCGGCCAAGGGGGAGCCCGAACTGCGCCGCGCCGTGGCCCTCTTCGCCCGCGACGCGGCGACGGGGCCGGCCCCGGTGTGGGGCCGCGTCGATGCGCACATCTGGCTCGCCATCGCCCTGACCCAGCTCGACCGGAAGGCCGAGGCGCGAACCGAGTTGCAGAAGGCGCTCGCGCTCGCCCCGGGACACGCGTGGATCACGAGGGAACTGCTGCCCAAGCTGGACGCCGGCCGCTGA
- a CDS encoding PepSY domain-containing protein has product MSFSFLSRRLHRWGAIAIGLPLLCVVVSGLLLQVKKQFPWVQPHEERTPVSTPAVGWDVILAAAKAMPEAGVQGWEDIERVDVRPSKGIMKVITNSRWEAQLALADGALLQVAYRRSDLIEQFHDGSFFGDAAKLWIFLPSGIVLFALWLTGLYLWVLPWLTKRKRARLQQKP; this is encoded by the coding sequence ATGAGCTTCTCCTTCCTCTCGCGCCGCCTCCACCGCTGGGGCGCCATCGCCATCGGCCTCCCGCTCCTCTGCGTGGTCGTCTCCGGCCTGCTGCTGCAGGTCAAGAAGCAGTTCCCCTGGGTACAGCCGCACGAGGAACGCACGCCGGTCTCCACGCCCGCGGTCGGCTGGGACGTGATCCTCGCCGCCGCCAAGGCGATGCCCGAGGCGGGGGTGCAGGGCTGGGAGGACATCGAGCGCGTCGACGTCCGGCCGTCGAAGGGGATCATGAAGGTGATCACGAACTCCCGCTGGGAGGCACAGCTCGCCCTCGCCGACGGCGCGCTGCTGCAGGTGGCCTACCGGCGTTCGGACCTGATCGAGCAGTTCCATGACGGGAGCTTCTTCGGGGATGCGGCGAAGCTGTGGATCTTCCTGCCGAGCGGCATCGTGCTGTTCGCGCTCTGGCTGACCGGGCTGTATCTCTGGGTCTTGCCTTGGCTGACGAAACGCAAGCGGGCCAGACTGCAGCAGAAGCCGTGA
- a CDS encoding metal-binding protein, with product MTLYRLVAADGSLVSSETPGTLGGHRKNRTYGRLDCKAARRALGTGTSYAQQRVFFKDEATARAAGYRPCKTCMPDEYAAWKAGRLK from the coding sequence CTGACGCTGTATCGGTTGGTCGCTGCCGACGGCAGCCTGGTATCGAGCGAGACCCCCGGCACCCTCGGGGGTCATCGCAAGAACCGCACGTACGGCCGCCTCGACTGCAAGGCGGCGCGGCGCGCGCTGGGCACGGGCACGTCCTATGCCCAGCAGCGCGTCTTCTTCAAGGACGAGGCGACCGCGCGCGCGGCGGGCTACCGTCCCTGCAAGACCTGCATGCCCGACGAGTACGCGGCATGGAAGGCGGGGCGCCTCAAGTGA